The sequence ATGGCAGTCCTGAGGTCACAGCCCTGGACGAGCAGCCATTTAACTTAGCAGCTCACTCCCTGAACTGCCTTTGAGAAGCTCGTTACTCGACCACCCTATATCATtgttacccacatggaccacgaccttcactgttcaccctcccggGAAATGCTGAGCACTCGACCGGAGATGTCACAGACCCGAGCACACAGGAGGCAACATGTCATCGTGGAatttcattctcacccacagaacatccagtcagttccctgagctgctgaatcacctctgaccacaacTCACCTCTTCTCCATCCTTCCCTTCTCAGCCTCAGAGCCagagagaccctgttgctgtgactttcctttacTTGGTCATCTCCACCATCCCCGACAGTATCTAAATGGATATCTGTGTTGTTCAGGGGGATAGACACAGGGGTAAACTGCACTCGctgtttcccccttccccttcctgtcacccagtttccggTGCCGTGCACCTTCGGttcaactacctctctatatgtcctatcaccCCTtcggcctcccgaatgatctggagttcatccagttccagctccaactccgtaatgtggattgttcggagctgaagctggaagcacttctcacaggtgtagttatcagggacacaggagggtcccctgccttcccacatcccgcaaaggAGCTTTCCACTATCCCGCCTGTCATCTCCACTGTTCTAACTGAGCAAATGTTAAGATAAAAAATCTAGTTCCATCatgattttgccttctctgaTTGAATGCTTTTCTCACTGAAACCTCAAAGAGGTAAAGACTCAAAGTCTCCGctctgactctgcccactctgacaCTGGCCGCTCCATTTGCTCCTGCCTGACCTGATGCTGATTGGCCACTGCTGAAAGATCAAAAATCACCTGCGCTGAACCACTGCCCTTAATACTCAATTGGCGAACCAGAGTGAATTACGTCCTCTCAAGCTTCTGATCTCTCCGATTCACGATGGATCAAAGCTCGGTAGGGCGACACAAGGATGAATGACAGACTGAaacccatcccacagtctgagcaggtgaccaccctcaccaagtgtgaacccaccactgtctctgcagtgtggatcagtgtgtgaatgccttcccacagtctgagcaggtgaccaccctccccacagtgtgaacccaccactgtctctgcagtgtggatcagtgtgtgaatgccttcccacagtctgagcaggagaccaccctccccacagtgtgaacccaccactgtctctgcagtgtggatcagtgtgtgaatgccatcccacagtctgagcaggtgaccaccctccccacagtgtgaacccagcactgtctctgcagtgtggatcagtgtgtgaatgccttcccacagtctgagcaggtgaccaccctccccacactgtgaacccaccactgtctctgcagtgtgcatcagtgtgtgaatgccttacCACAGTTTGAGCAGATCAACGTCCTCTCACTGCTGAAATCAGTCTGGTGTGTCGGTAGGTGAGATGAAAGTGTGATTTCATTCCCAGTCTGAACAGatgtgatgactgagtgaattccttcccacagtctgagcagttgagcagtttctccccagtgtgaactcgctgatgttcattCAATTGAGATGTATttgtgaatccattcccacattcAGAACAGGTGAGTGGCCAGTGTGAATTTGTTGATGTTCTTTAAAGTCTGAGGACCGAGTGAATTCTTTCCCGCAATCTGGGCAGGTGAACAGTTTCTCCCTGGTGTGAATTTGGCTGTGCTTCACAAGGCTggttgaccgagtgaatcccttcccacattcagaacacctgaatggcttctccccagtgtgaattgggTAGTGCCTCACAAGtttggatgagtcagtgaatcccttcccacaatctgagcagatgaacggtttctccccggtgtgaattcggcagtgcttcacaaggtgggatgagttaatgaatcccttcccacattcagagcagatgaatggtttctccccagtgtgaattcgttgaTGTATTTTAACAtctgatgaccgagtgaatcccttcccacattcagagcacgtgaatggcttctccccagtgtgaatttggtaGTGTTTCACAAGTGTGTCTGATTCTTtgaatctcctcccacattcagagcagctgaatggtttctccccagtgtgaactcgctgatgttcaatCAGTTGATATGACcgagcaaatcccttcccacattctgagcaagtgaatggcctctccccagtgtgaacgcgGTAGTGCCTCACAAGGttggatgaccaagtgaatctcttcccacatgcaGAGCACacgaatggccactccccagtgtgaattcgccgATGCACctccagttgagatgactgagtgaatcccttcccacagtctgagcaggtcaatggcatcttctcagtgtgaactcgctggtgtgtctgtgggtaggctgtgagtgaatcccttcccacactgagagaaggagaatgatatctcactgcAATTGAAGAACTGGTCttcagtgaacaaatgctggtgtttTCTCAGCACCCCGGCTCCAGTAGATAACACTGAGTTAGAAAAGAAAACTTCACTTCAGACAGAAAACACATTTCCAGCTGGGATGAGATACTTCTTCATTTCCAAGGATCGACAACAGATGTGTTGGTCttgcaaagaaaatatttggtCACTCTTTATATATCCGGTCAGAGAGAGCAAAACTGACATGTTGAGATTCCCTTGCAcaactgttctgccatttcagacCTGTAAGAATAATTGAAAGGACATCAATGCGTGAAGAACAATTATTCAGGTGAGAttttagtctgtggtgagaacataagaaattggagcacgAGAACGTCATCTGGCCcatctccaccaacctgcctttaCTCCATCGCCCTTAATCTCCCTACTAtggaaaaatctatccaactttgtctcaAATACATTTACTGAAGGAACCTCcagtgcttcattgggcagagaaatgcacatattcaccaccctcagggaaaagcagttcctcctcatctccatcccaaatgccctgaatcttgaggtgatgtcctctagttctagtctcacctaccagtggaaacaactttcctgcctctatcttatctatccctgtcataattttacatgtttctataagatcttcaCTCAATTTGAGCTCTGGCATTACTGAGTTCAACTCAAGTTGAGATATACTGCAggtgactgtgggaagcgagggaggagattgctgagcatctggtgatgatctttgtctCATCAATAGGGATTGGAGAAGTACCCGAGGATTGTTTAACAAACGGAAAAAaggtaacccaggaaattatagaccagtgagtcttgcatCAGTCGTGGGCaatttgttggagaagatcctaagcgGGAGGACTTATGAGCATCAGATTAgcggtagtcagcatggctttgtcaagggcaggttatgccttaccaacttgattgaactCTTTGGGGATgtaacattgatgaaggtagaacattgGATGTAGTGTACGTGGTTTTCAGTAAgacttttgataaggttccccatacgaggctcattgagaaagtaacgaGGAAGGACCCAAGGAgagctgctttgtggatccacaacTGGCTTGGCCACAGGGTGGTTGttgatggtttgtattctgcatggaggatggtgaacAGTGATATTCTgcagcgatctgttctgggatccctcctctttgtgaattttaaaaatgaccttgatgaggagtAGAAGGGTGTGTTTGTAAGTTTGTCGATGACACAAATGTAGTGGGTACTGTGGGTTGTCTGAATGGTTGTCACAGTAGAGCAGTTACAtcgataggatgtagaactggactgagaattggcagattgagttcaacctggtggttcattttggtaggtctaatttgaagacagaatacaatacTAAtgataggactcttggcagtttggaggatcagcgagatcttgcgGTCCGTGTCAATAGTACatgcaaagctgctgtgcaggttgacaatgtttttaagaaggccttcatcaaccatgggactgagttcaaaagcgGTGAGGTACTGTTACAGATATATAAGGCCTTCATTGGACCCCACTTttagtactgtgttcaattctgatcatctcactacaggaagaatgtggatactctggaaagggttcagaggagagttgtataagatgatgagaggcattgatcaagcagatagccagaggttttttatCAGGGCTGAGCTAGCTAACATGCAGGGGCAGAGTTTTAAGATGCAtgtaagtaggtacaagggggataccagaggtaagtttttcaaagGTAGAGGCGGATAGAATCAGGGTCTTTTCAGACACTGTTAGGTgcctacatggagcttagaataatagaggtCTATGTGGTAGTCAAACTCTAGACAGTTTTGAGAGTAGGTTTTATGgtcagcatgacattgtgggccgaagggtctgtaatatATTGCAgacttctgtttctatgtttagatatgaactcctcatcttctaacaaggcacgGATCAGGCATCCTGACTGACCAAcaaattctctgactgtattcccTCTGTATGAGAATGGGCTCTTTCTGCCTTCAATCAACCTGTGTCTTGGCTCAATTTGTCCTGATTTTTGGTATCATTTCAAGCGCTGGTCATGCTCCACAACACTACAAAGTGAACTTGTTACTACATGTCGGATCCTGGAGATTTTCTAATTGCTGGGATCCCCTCCCACCCCGagctgattgacagtgatgaacccatcgaTGGCAATGACTATGAAGGGGTGGGCAGTAGTTATTCTCATTGGTGTGTGGCACCTTTGTGATGTGCAAGCTACAAGTCACTTGTCATCGAGAACAAGGTGTTTCATTTCGTTATTTACACAGAGAACGAAAGCTGACGGGAGGATTTCTTTTAGCCATACAGCACTAATTTAcatttctactgactggacagTATATTTTTGTTCCGAGGTACTGATCCTCGTTGGCATGGCTGGAGGTCGCAGTATTTGGGCATATTCTAAGGGGACAATGCTGGTAGTGTCACCCATGGCTGACTCTTTACCCAGCAGACACCAAGAACAAGTAAGCTGTCTATCCGCCATCTAAGGACCCAGCAATGCGCATGCGCCGCAGAAATGGCGGCGCCGCCAGCTCTCAATCAGCCGTAAACTCCCCGTCACTCGGGAAAATCGTGGAGCTGGGACTGTCCTGGGGTGCAGGACCAGTGGGGACGGAGCTCATTGTAATGTTCCTTCAATCGCGGTGCAGACGCCGGTGATTAAGCTCCCACCCGCGGCCCCGCTCCTACCTGCGTCCGATCCATGCGAGCCTCTCATCTACTGGGCGCATGCGCAATATTCGCGATCGGCTGTGACGCACACGCATGCGCATTTGTTTAaataggatttttaaaaaaatctgcagatgcggaaatccaaaacaacacccacaaaatgctggaggaactcggggggggggggcagaaagcaacgatggaggggagagaacagtcggcgtttcagaccgacacccttcttcaggactggaaaggaagggagggagaaagaatgtgggg is a genomic window of Hemitrygon akajei unplaced genomic scaffold, sHemAka1.3 Scf000067, whole genome shotgun sequence containing:
- the LOC140722010 gene encoding uncharacterized protein: MPLTCSDCGKGFTQSSQLEVHRRIHTGEWPFVCSACGKRFTWSSNLVRHYRVHTGERPFTCSECGKGFARSYQLIEHQRVHTGEKPFSCSECGRRFKESDTLVKHYQIHTGEKPFTCSECGKGFTRSSDVKIHQRIHTGEKPFICSECGKGFINSSHLVKHCRIHTGEKPFICSDCGKGFTDSSKLVRHYPIHTGEKPFRCSECGKGFTRSTSLVKHSQIHTREKLFTCPDCGKEFTRSSDFKEHQQIHTGHSPVLNVGMDSQIHLN